The genomic window ATGATGAGCGTCATGGATAAGCTCAGGCAGACAGGAATAAAAGTTGATGTTGTCGGAGACAGTGCCGTCAGAATCAACGGAAACGGGCATATCAAAAGCATAGACATCAAAACCGTGCCGTATCCGGGATTTCCTACAGACATGCAGGCCCAGTTCATGGTTTTAATGTCTGTTGCGGACGGTCGCAGCGTAATAACAGAAACAATATTTGAAAACAGATTCATACACGTCAGCGAGCTAAAAAGGCTTGGGGCAGACATAACAATAACATCAGGCAGCACTGCTGTAGTCAAAGGAGTACCCGGACTTTCAGGAGCCCCTGTCATGGCATCAGACTTAAGAGCAAGCGCCTCACTTATTCTCGCTGGACTTGTCGCTTCCGGAGAAACAGAAGTCAACCGAGTCTATCATCTGGACAGAGGATATGAGAAGATTGAAAGCAAGTTTGAAGGTCTGGGAGCTGCGATAAGAAGGGTAAGAGAATAGACAGATTGTTGATTCGTCATCTTACCCAATTCAGTTTATAGGCGTTTTAGTTTGGGGAACTTTTTGTAAAAAGTTCCCCTACCCCCTCAAAAACTTCATTTTTTGTAACCGTTCACCAGAATTTTAAAGCGATTTTTTTTATGAAAGGTCACTTTTTTGAAAAAAAGCTTGGCAAAAAACTTATGGTTTTTATGGGATGCTCTACTACATCTTCAACCAGCAAGATAGTGTCATAAATTGCAGCACATATCCTGAACAGGAGATAGATACCAACATCCGAAGGGTTTGAGGGAAAAGGGTTTTCCAAGGATAAGTATAGCAAGTTGAATTTTACCAGTTTTTTATTATTTAAGCGCAGACGGCTCTGTGTTTTGCCTATGCTATGTCATAATATCTAAAAATTTTTGCGGAGCTTAAAAAAAACGGCCCGCTGGAGGCAATTTTAGCTGAATAGCTGTAACGAATCCCCAAGAATAAAAATCTCCAGGCCATTTATTCCGGTTCTTTTTTCATTTGCGGCGGGCATAGTTTCAGCAGAATATATTCCTGGCCAAACTTTTACTGCATGGATTTTCACGGCTTGCTGTTTCTCATTTATCCTGCTTATTCTCGCTGGTTCAGATAAAAACAGAAAAACATTCATAGCCCCTCTGATCCTTTTCACTTCCCTAGGTTATATTTCAGCATCCCAGTATATTAAGTTTGATTCAAATAATCCTGAAGATCTTATCAACCATGCTGATGGTGAAAAAAAAAGAATAACAGGATATGTAGATTCGCTCCCAAGGGTTTATGATGATGGCTCAAGCTTCATAATGAATGTTGAAAAAATTGAGGCAAACAGCAATACACAGAAAATCAAGGGGCAGATCCAGGTCTCGCTGGATGGAACATCCATACCGCCTTCCCCTGGGAACAGAATCTCGTTCATTTCAACAATAGGGAAGATAAGAAGCTTCAAAAATCCTGGATGCTATGATTATGCAAGGCACATGCTTTTTGAAGGCATTAAGACAAGATGCAGCGTAAAGGCTGGGTCGATCGGTTTTCTTGAGCCTGAAAAAAGAAGCGCCATGATCATGGCCGACAGGTTCAGACTGAAAGCCGGAAAAGCAATGGATAATGCTATTCCAGATGATTCTGCGGTTGTAAAAGCGCTCATCACGGGTGATACTTCAGGGATATCATCTAAACTCAGGTATGCTTTTAACAGAACAGGCGCTGGTCATCTGATAGCAATTTCAGGACTGAATATCGGAATAATTGCGGCAGTTTCTTTTTTTACGGCAAGATATTTTCTGTCCTTCTGGCCATTCATTCTTAAAAAAGGAATACTTATCAGATGCGCCTCATTTGCTGCGATATTTCCAGTTATTTTTTACGGGCTCATTTCTGGTCTTGAGCCGTCAGCTTTACGGGCGGTAATAATGGCTTCGGTAATTCTTTCAGCTGGCGTATTCTCAAGGGAAAGCGATATTCTTAATTCAATCGCAGCATCAGCATTTATGATTCTTGCAGTGATGCCTGGCAGCCTCTTCAGTATTTCATTCATACTGTCATATATGGCCGTACTTTTTCTGATTCTTTCTGCTCCGGTTTCAGAAATGATCAGACAAAAATTCTCGAACTCAGGAAAGTCTGGGAAAATAATATCATGGACACTTCTTTCTCTGACGGTTTCTGTGTTTGCCACACTTGGAACAGCCCCTTTCGTAATGCACTATTTCGGCAATTTTTCTCCGGTTGGAATTCTTGCAAATCTTATACTTGTACCTCTTTTCGGAGCCGTGGCAGTAGCACCAGGCCTTTTGGCGGTTCTTTTTCTGCCTTTTTCAGAGTCTGCTTTCATCTTTCTAATTAAAATTGCGGCTCTGCCTGTAAGAATTGGAACGGTCATTATTGAATATCTGGCAGAATTCAAATATTCATCTTTTCAGACAATCTTTCCTGATATTTTTGAGGTCTTTCTATTATATGCAATACTCTTATCAGGCTTAGTCGTATTGAATAACCGGATAAAAAAGACTCCAACCACAGACTTCAAGAACAGAGCCATTATCCATATTTTTGTATTATCCTGTTTCCTTATGCTTATTGACGCTGGAATCTGCATTAAACAAAGATTTTTCAATAAGGATCTATATATAAGCATACTCGATGTTGGACACGGGAATTCGGCTCTTGCGGAACTTCCTGGAGGGAAAACCATGCTGATTGATGGAGGTGGTTTTCAGGGAAAAGGCGGACTTGATACAGGCAAAGATATAATCACTCCGTTTCTGAAGCGTAAAAAAATCCTCAATATTGATTATATGGTACTGACCCATCCAGACACCGACCATATTAAAGGGCTTTTGCATATTGCTGAGAATTTCAGTCCTGAAGAATTCTGGAAAGGCCCGGACAAGAGTGATTCGCCAGATTATATAAGGCTGATGGAAATTCTCAAAGAAAATGGCACAAAAATCATTGAACTCACTGATAGCGATGAAAACAGGAGTATTAATGACGTAAAAATAGAATTTCTGAATCCATCAAAAAATAACGGAGAAGATCAGAAAAGAGAATCCACAAATGATGAGTCTCTTGTCCTGAAGCTTAATTTCAAGGACAAGGCATTTCTTTTTACCGGTGACATCTCTGAAAAAGCCGAAGTAAAAATGACGAAATCATATCCAGAAAAACTTCAGGCAAATCTTATACTTATGCCCCACCACGGAAGCAATGGATCTGGCTCAGTAGTTTTTCTGGACAATGTCAAGCCAGAAGCAGCATTAATATCTGCGGGCAGAAAGGGATTGCCAGGCAAAGAGCTGTTGCAAAGACTAAAGCAAAGAAATATAAGCACCTGGCGGACAGATTTAAACGGCTGCATTACGGTTGGTATGGGCAGTAATGGTTACTCGATAAAGGCATTCACAGATGTTCAAAAATAAAAAAAAATTAAAGGAAAAACTTGAAGAGCTTTATTTAAAATACAACAGGCGTGAATTCGTTCATCCTGACCCACTCGAGTTCCTTTATAATTACGACAAACCTGAAGACAGGGAAATTGCTGCCCTCTTTGCGTCATCCCTCGCTTATGGCAGGGTCGAGCAGATCCTCAAGACCGTTGAAAGAATAATGACAATCATGGGCAAAAATCCCTTTGATTACATATGTTCTGGCAGCAAAGATAGATTCGGAAAGGATTTTGAAGGCATAGTTCACAGATTTGCCACAGGGGTTAAAATTGCGGCCCTTGCAACAGGAGCTTCGGGAATGCTTTCAGAATATGGATCGCTCGAAGCCTGTTTCATGAAATATATGCTTCCAGACGCGCCTAATGTTCATAATGCCCTTGCCCAGTTTGCTAAAGAGCTTAGAAGACATGGAATACCTGATGGGGATCATCTTATACCCATGCCTGAAAAAGGAGGGGCAAGCAAAAGGCTTCATCTTATGCTGAGATGGATGACAAGATCTGATGATGTCGATCCTGGCGGATGGTCACACCTGCCTGCTTCAAAACTGATTATACCCCTTGACGTTCATATGCACAGAATATCTGGTATTATCGGGCTTACTGATAGAAAACAGGCCAATCTTAAAGCTTCTCTTGAGATTACGTCAGCCTTTGCAGAAATCCAGCCCGAAGACCCTGTAAAATATGATTTTGCGCTTACAAGGCTGGGCATAAGAAGGGACTCTGACATAGCAGAGCTTTTTGAATAGGCAAACGCCTTAAATTCATTATCAAAACCGAAGTCTGCCAGATTAATCATGAACCAATAAAATCCATTCTCTGTTTATACGATCTGGCCGTTTCAATCCACGCTCCCGCGCGGGGAGCGACATTTTATGGGATTCCCATTTTTCAATTTTCATGATCGTTTCAATCCACGCTCCCGCGCGGGGAGCGACATCTTCATCCATAATCCCGCCTCCATTTTCCTAGTTTCAATCCACGCTCCCGCGCGGGGAGCGACACATGCAACACCTTGGCATACTTGTATTTATTTTGTTTCAATCCACGCTCCCGCGCGGGGAGCGACGAATACCAAAAACTGACAGGATGGCCTAACAAATGTTTCAATCCACGCTCCCGCGCGGGGAGCGACTCAGAGTACAAATCAGCTCCAGTACTTGCATCTGTTTCAATCCACGCTCCCGCGCGGGGAGCGACTAGGCTCTTTATCTTTAATTATATTTTCTTCATTGTTTCAATCCACGCTCCCGCGCGGGGAGCGACCTGACACAAGCAACGAATTTGAAGTGCTTTACCTGTTTCAATCCACGCTCCCGCGCGGGGAGCGACATGATCGACTGGATTAAAAACCTTAACTTATATGTTTCAATCCACGCTCCCGCGCGGGGAGCGACCTAATCTATCCTACCCATTTTTGTAGGTAAGTATGTTTCAATCCACGCTCCCGCGCGGGGAGCGACATGGAGTGCTTGAGGGGTTCGACCCCGAAAGAATGTTTCAATCCACGCTCCCGCGCGGGGAGCGACATACGGTAACGATCAATATGTCATTGCCACCATGGTTTCAATCCACGCTCCCGCGCGGGGAGCGACCGCCAAGCTCACCAGCGCAGGTGCGCGTAGCTTGTTTCAATCCACGCTCCCGCGCGGGGAGCGACGAGTCGTCTGTCCTGATATAATGATCTATTTCGTTTCAATCCACGCTCCCGCGCGGGGAGCGACGTTTGTGTCTTGCCAAGTATTTTAGCCAGATCATGTTTCAATCCACGCTCCCGCGCGGGGAGCGACTAACTGTCTCTGACAGACGCAACTGTACATGCCTGTTTCAATCCACGCTCCCGCGCGGGGAGCGACAGCATTATCTTTTCTACCGAAGATCCTGATTGTCTGTTTCAATCCACGCTCCCGCGCGGGGAGCGACATGTTCATAGTCTTTTGCCAGCAATAAGCTTATGTTTCAATCCACGCTCCCGCGCGGGGAGCGACGCTAAAAGACTCACTTCCTTCCCAAAAGAATTCAGTTTCAATCCACGCTCCCGCGCGGGGAGCGACTTCTTCATTATGTTTTGCAAGTTTTTCAACAGTTGTTTCAATCCACGCTCCCGCGCGGGGAGCGACGTAGTTACAATACCTGGTAGATTCCTGAGAGAATGTTTCAATCCACGCTCCCGCGCGGGGAGCGACCGGCTAAGCCAATGATCCTCAGGCCACGACAAGAAGTTTCAATCCACGCTCCCGCGCGGGGAGCGACTCAGGGTCAGCGTATTCCGTTATTCTCCCCTGAAGTTTCAATCCACGCTCCCGCGCGGGGAGCGACCTAAATCTGTCCCGGCGTCGCTCGCTTTTATTCCTGTTTCAATCCACGCTCCCGCGCGGGGAGCGACCGACAACGGGACACTTAAACAAAGGTCTGCTTCTGTTTCAATCCACGCTCCCGCGCGGGGAGCGACCGACCGATGGAGCAAGTATATAAAACCTACTTTGGGTTTCAATCCACGCTCCCGCGCGGGGAGCGACACGAGGACACCAAGAACAATTGCATTTACACTTTGTTTCAATCCACGCTCCCGCGCGGGGAGCGACACGCTGCACCCAGCGCGAGC from Desulforegula conservatrix Mb1Pa includes these protein-coding regions:
- a CDS encoding DNA internalization-related competence protein ComEC/Rec2, producing MLAGSDKNRKTFIAPLILFTSLGYISASQYIKFDSNNPEDLINHADGEKKRITGYVDSLPRVYDDGSSFIMNVEKIEANSNTQKIKGQIQVSLDGTSIPPSPGNRISFISTIGKIRSFKNPGCYDYARHMLFEGIKTRCSVKAGSIGFLEPEKRSAMIMADRFRLKAGKAMDNAIPDDSAVVKALITGDTSGISSKLRYAFNRTGAGHLIAISGLNIGIIAAVSFFTARYFLSFWPFILKKGILIRCASFAAIFPVIFYGLISGLEPSALRAVIMASVILSAGVFSRESDILNSIAASAFMILAVMPGSLFSISFILSYMAVLFLILSAPVSEMIRQKFSNSGKSGKIISWTLLSLTVSVFATLGTAPFVMHYFGNFSPVGILANLILVPLFGAVAVAPGLLAVLFLPFSESAFIFLIKIAALPVRIGTVIIEYLAEFKYSSFQTIFPDIFEVFLLYAILLSGLVVLNNRIKKTPTTDFKNRAIIHIFVLSCFLMLIDAGICIKQRFFNKDLYISILDVGHGNSALAELPGGKTMLIDGGGFQGKGGLDTGKDIITPFLKRKKILNIDYMVLTHPDTDHIKGLLHIAENFSPEEFWKGPDKSDSPDYIRLMEILKENGTKIIELTDSDENRSINDVKIEFLNPSKNNGEDQKRESTNDESLVLKLNFKDKAFLFTGDISEKAEVKMTKSYPEKLQANLILMPHHGSNGSGSVVFLDNVKPEAALISAGRKGLPGKELLQRLKQRNISTWRTDLNGCITVGMGSNGYSIKAFTDVQK
- a CDS encoding TIGR02757 family protein; the encoded protein is MFKNKKKLKEKLEELYLKYNRREFVHPDPLEFLYNYDKPEDREIAALFASSLAYGRVEQILKTVERIMTIMGKNPFDYICSGSKDRFGKDFEGIVHRFATGVKIAALATGASGMLSEYGSLEACFMKYMLPDAPNVHNALAQFAKELRRHGIPDGDHLIPMPEKGGASKRLHLMLRWMTRSDDVDPGGWSHLPASKLIIPLDVHMHRISGIIGLTDRKQANLKASLEITSAFAEIQPEDPVKYDFALTRLGIRRDSDIAELFE